Proteins found in one Miscanthus floridulus cultivar M001 chromosome 4, ASM1932011v1, whole genome shotgun sequence genomic segment:
- the LOC136548055 gene encoding uncharacterized protein, producing MPGKRTRPLGRINLPVCFGIPSNYHKEVLTFDVVGFKGTYHAILGHPCYNKFMAVPNYTYLKLKMPGPNGVITIESTYKHAYDYDVKCIEYAEALIEAKTLIVNLDRLGSELPKPKRRARTFEPTEVVKLVLVDPACPDGRALRISAILDIK from the coding sequence atgccggggaaacgcacacgacccctcgggcgcatcaacTTGCCTGTTTGCTTTGGTattccctccaactaccacaaggaggtcctcactTTCGACGTGGTTGGGTTCAaagggacctaccacgccatcctggggcaccCATGCTACAataagttcatggcggtccccaactacacctacctcaagctcaagatgccaggtcccaatggcgtcatcacgATCGAGTCCACATACAAGCACGCATATGACTACGACGtcaaatgcatcgagtacgccgaggctctcatagaggccaagaccctcatcgtcaacctcgaccgacttggtagcgagCTGCCCAAGCCCAAGCGTCGCgccaggactttcgagcccacggaAGTGGTCAAGCTTGTCCTAGTCGACCCTGCCTGCCCCGACggccgggcgctgaggatcagcgccatcctcgacatcaaatag